Part of the Sphingobacterium sp. LZ7M1 genome, AACATTCGTAAGTCGTCCCGTTTTAGCTACTGTTGTATCTATTATCTTGGTTATTTTGGGATTGGTTGGGATGAAGTTACTTCCAGTAACGCGTTTCCCTGAAATCGCTCCGCCAAGTGTGGTTGTTTCCTTGAGTTATCCCGGTGCAACTGCTGAAACTGTAGCCAGCTCCGTTCTATTGCCAATTGAAGAAGCGATCAACGGGGTAGAAAACATGACTTATATCAGGTCAACTGCCTCCAACTCAGGATCTGGTTAGGTAACCGTATATTTTAAAACCGGTACCAACCCTGATGTGGCTTCAGTAAACGTTCAAACGAGGATCTCAAAAGCTATATCTTCCATTCCAGCGGAAGTAAACGAAGCTGGTATCACCACGATGCCACGGCAAAGTGGGGTTATCATGACCATCAATATCTTCTCTAACCAGAAAGATTCGGTCTATGATGAAACATTCCTACAGGCATTTGCCCAGATTAACTTAATGCGCCCATTGCTTCGTGTTGATGGGGTGGCCCAGGTTTCCAGGTTAGGAGCAAGGGATTACGCCATGCGTGTTTGGTTAAATCCCGAGAAATTAGCCCTGTACAATCTGGTGCCGAAAGATATATCGGATGCCATCAAGGATCAAAACTTTGAGATTGCACCTGGTAAATTTGGTGAAACATCAGATGAGGCCTTTGAAACCGTTATTAAACACAAAGGACGATTTAGTCAACCGGAAGAATTCCAGAATATTGTCATCAAAACCAATAATGATGGTTCCGTTCTATACCTGAAAGATGTTGCCCGGGTCGAGTTTGGTGCTACCAACTTAAACTCTGATAACAAGGTTGACGGGAAACCAGGTTTGACGCTTAACTTAACTCAGACCAGTGGTTCCAATGCCCATGATATTGATGTTGAGGTGCGCAAGGTATTAGAGGAACAAAGGAAATACTTCCCGAAAGGAATTGACTATGACATCACCTATTCCGTGCGTGACCAGATTGACCAATCCATCGATCAGGTAAAACATACCCTTTTCGAGGCGTTTATCTTGGTATTTATCATCGTATTTATCTTCTTGCAAGATTTCAGATCTACCTTGATACCTGCCATTGCGATTCCTGTATCCCTCATCGGTACCTTCTTTTTCTTGCAGCTCTTTGGCTTCTCGCTGAATGTACTGACGATGTTTGCACTCGTCCTCGCCATTGGTATTGTGGTCGATGATGCCATTGTCGTCGTCGAGGCCATCCACCATAAGATGCATGCCACGGGACAAAAACCGCGACAGGCGACTTTATCGACCATGTCGGAGATTACTGGAGCCATCCTTTCCATTACGATGGTTATGGCGGCAGTATTCTTACCTGTAGGGTTTATGGAGGGACCGGCCGGTATATTCTATCGACAGTTTGCCTATACCTTGGCTACGGCCATTTTGATTTCCGCCTTGAACGCTTTGACCTTAAGCCCTGCATTATGTGCATTGCTTCTTAAGGCACCTCAAGATGAAAAGGAAATCGGTAAGAAGAAAAATAAATTCAATACTTATAAAGACAGGTTCTTTACGGCCTTTAATACCTCATTCGATAGGTTCACTGATAAATATATCATTGGCGTTAAGAAGTTGATCAAAAATCAAAAGGTAGCATGGGCTGGTTTAGCTGTAATTACGGCTATCGGAGCATTCTTGATGATGAAATCACCAAAGTCGTTTATCCCGACTGAGGATGATGGATTCGTGACCTTTAATATTGCCATGCCTGCTGGTGCTTCCTTGGCCAGAACGACAGAAGTTCTCAAGAAAGCTGATAGTATCTTGAGGAGGCATAAAGATATCGAAGGAATGACTTCCGTATCAGGTTATAATGCCCTGGATGCGAGTTCCAGTCCCGCATTTGCTGCTGGCTATATTACTTTAGTTCCGCATGCTGATCGTAAGTATATCAAGAATATCCAAGACTTTATGGATACGGTCAGGAATGATCTTTCCCAACTTCATGAAGCTAAATTTACGGTATTCCCAAGACCAACCGTTCAAGGTTTTGGTGACTTCGCCGGTATCGAGCTGGTTCTACAGGATAGGTTAGGAGGTGATATCCGAGATTTCAACGTCTTGGCTGATACCTTTATCAATCAACTGAATGAATTACCGGAGATAGGAAATGCCTATACCAGTTTTAAATCAACCTTCCCGCAATATGAAGTCAATATTGATGTAGTTAAGGCTAAATCATTGGGTGTTAGTATCAATAGTTTGATGTCGACCATCCGTTTATACTTCGCAAGGGTACAGGCCTCAGATTTTAGCCGATTTGGTAGACAGTACCGTGTGTATGTACAGTCAGATTTTGATTTCCGTACCGATCCGGAATCCTTTAGTTCTATTTTCGTAAGGAATACTGAAGGAAAAATGGTGCCTATCAATACCATAGTCACATTGAAAAAGATCGTTGGACCTGAAACCATTACGCGTTATAACTTGTACAATGCGATCGTTGTCAATGCTGAGCCAGCTAAGGGCTACAGTACAGGTGATGCCATGGAGGCCATTGAGAAATTCTCTCAAGATAAGTTGCCGGGAAATATCGGTTATGAATGGACCGGTATGAGTTTAGAAGAAAGTCAGTCCGGCTCACAGACCATCCTCATCTTTGCATTGAGTATCCTGTTTGTGTACTTTTTATTGGCTGCGCAATATGAAAGCTATATCCTCCCTTGGGCGGTATTGCTATCCATTCCAGTAGGTCTGATCGGAGTTTATGCAACGATTGGTCTGGCAGGACTTCAAAATAATATCTATGTGCAAGTCGGTTTGATCATGTTGATTGGTTTGCTGGCGAAAAATGCCATCCTTATCGTCGAGTTTGCCGTGCAGGAAAGAGACAAGGGAATGAGTATAGTGGATGCCGCTATCAATGGTGCAAGGTTAAGGTTAAGACCTATCCTAATGACCAGTTTGGCATTCGTAGCAGGTTTGATCCCATTGATGTGGACTGTTGGTCCATCAGCTATCGGTAACCATTCCATCAGTTTCAGTGCCGCCGGCGGTATGTTGTTCGGAGTAACCTTTGGTATTTTCATTATCCCAGTGCTATTTGTTGTTTTCAAATCCCTGGACGAAAAGGTTCGTAATAAAATTAAAACGGAAGAAGAAGAATAGATCATCAATGAATAAGAAAATAATATTTAGAGTTTTAATCGGTTGTCTTTGTGCTGCATTCTTTATGGTGCAGGGCTGTAAGGTAGGGCAGAAATACCAGCAACCCGATTTAAACATGCCTGAAAAATTTAGGGGCGATACCCTGGCATATTTTGGTGATACTTCGAGTATCAGCGAGATCTCTTGGAAAGAATTTTTCCATGATCCTACCCTAAAAGATTTGATTGATTCTGCATTGACCAATAACTATGATATGCAAACAGCATTGAAAAATATTGAGATTGCTAACAAATGGATGCGCCAGAACAGGTTTAATTATCTCCCAGAAGTGGATGCAACCATTGCCGGGGTCAATAAACAGTACAGATCCAAGCACTTTGGTTCTGGTCCATCAACCAGATGGTATGAGTTCAATGGTAAAAAAGCTCCTGAGAACATGTTTACTTATACTTCCCAATTTGGTACAGAAATAGGCTTCAGTTGGGAGATTGATATCTGGGGCAAGATCAGCAATGCCAAAGACCAATTGGTTGCAGAATACCTGAATACACAGGAGGCGAAGAATGCCATCCAGACCAATTTGATCGCTAGTGTTGCCAAAGGCTATTTTAACTTATTGATGTTAGACGCCAAAATCGAAGTTGCTAAGCGAAATGTGCAACTGAACGATAGCACCCTTCAGATGATCAAATTGCAATATGATGCAGGTGAAATTACAGCATTAGCTATCCAACAAACCGAGTCCCAGCGATTGATCGCTGCCTCCTTGGTGCCTGAATTGGAGAAAGAAATCGTCCTTCAGGAAAATGCATTGAGGATTTTGATTGGTGAGATGCCAGATTCTGTATCTAGAGGGACCAGTTTTGAGCACTTATTTGCTGAAAACAAAGATATTTCTTTAGGCTCTCCGCTTGAGATCATCCGGAATAGACCTGATGTGAGGGGCGCGGAGTTAGGTTTGATTGCCGCTAATGCCAATGCAAATATCCAACAAGCCATGCGTTATCCAAGCTTATCTCTTGAAGGGGTATTTGGAGTCAACTCTAGTTTGCCAAAGAACTGGTTTTCCATTCCAGGTTCCCTATTAGGTGGAATTGGAGGTAGTTTGACTGCTCCAATCTTTAAGAACAGAAAATTAAAGACCGAGTGGGAAGTTGCAAAAATTGAAAGAGACAAGGCTGAAATAGATTTCCAAAAAACGGTATTAGAAGCTGTTTCTGAGGTTTCAGATGCCGTAGTGACCGTAGAGAAATTAAGAGAACAATTAGAATTTGCAAGATTAAGAGTCGAGAACTCTGAAAAAGCAGTAAAAAATGCAGGATTGTTGTTCAAAGGTGGTTATGCTACCTACTTGGAGGTGATCACTGCACAAGGTAATGCACTTGATTCAGATTTGGCTTTGGTTGAATTGCGTCAAGAACACCTGGAATCCTATGTTGACCTTTATAGGTCCTTAGGCGGTGGCTGGAGATAAAACCACCTATTAAACAAGCTTCACAGTATCATTATGATACATTTCCATCGTTCTTAGCTTTCCGATTAAAAGCAAAGAACACCAAAAAAATGGGTTGGGTTTCGATGAGATTCCCACCCATTTGCTTTTTAACCGAAAAATTAATTCCTTACCGATTTTCAACACTCCAATTCAGCTCAATAACCTAAATTCTACCTGCTAAATAGTATATTTGAATACCGACCAGCAATTTATTGCATGAAAAACATTATTAACTGTTAACCGAATATTCTTCAGATGGAGAGGTATTTTATTTTCTTGGTTTTAGCACTGATCACAGAGATTATTGGCACAGTGTCTGGGTTTGGCTCGTCCATTTTATTCGTTCCGACCGCTTCCTTGTTCTTTGATTTTAAAGCCGTATTGGGGATTACTGCTGTTTTCCATGTATTCAGTAACCTTTCCAAGATCACTTTATTCCGGAAAGGTATCAATAAAGATATAGCACTGAAACTAGGCATTCCCGCTGTATTATTTGTGATAATCGGAGCTATGTTGACCAAATATGTTCCTGTCAAGGAAATGGAATTGGGAATGAACCTGTTAATTGCCAGCCTTGCCGTATTCCTTCTTTTCCGATTTGATAAACCCTTGAAACAGACCAATCAGAACTTATATTTAGGTGGGGTGATATCCGGATTTTTTGCGGGTCTTGTTGGGACTGGCGGAGCCATCAGGGGAATCACTCTCGCGGCCTTCAATCTGCCCAAAGACATCTTTATTGCCACTTCTGCCTTGATAGATCTTGGTGTCGATTTCAGTAGGGCTGTCGTATATGTATCCCAAGGCTATTTTCCTTCAGAATATATCAAGCTGATTCCTTTTCTGATCCTTGTGAGTATTTTGGGAAGTTATTTGGGTAAAGTAATCTTGAAACATACATCAGAAAGGGTCTTCAAATACATTGTCTTAGGGGTAGTCATCTTAACTTCGGTATTTCAGTTTATCAACTATTTCACCAAAGCCTCAGGATCTTAAAATCTAAAGTTAGGACGGTTGGTAAAAGGAGAAAATGACCAAGGAATGGAACTTAAAATGATTAGACTGATCCATATGTATCTTTTCCATAAATAAGTAAAACCATTGCTGCCAATCTTTTTCTTTACTAGGTTGTTCACGATATTGATCATGAATACCGCCAAAGTCATCATTGACATATGCTCCAAACCGAAGAATCTAAGTTGACGAGTTTTTACTCCTACTGAAATATCATTCCAAAAGGCCGTAACGATGGGGCTGTTCAAGTATAAAATCCAGCCAATCAGAAATTGTATATTATAGATCGTGGTCAATCTAAGTAAGATCTGATAATCCTTCAAACTAAAGATCTTGTTATTTCTATGGTTGATAAATATCCAGGCGATTTGAAATAGGAGCGCAAATAAAACCAGCCAACGGAAATAGGAGTGAAGGATTAGAAGATAATGGTACACAGATAATGAATAAGTAAAATGATGCTAAAATTACATACGAATAATTAAATTCGTGTCGTTTTTACATTGGAAAATATATTTACATGAAGAAATTGACTTTAATATTAGGATTTAGCCTAGTGATGCTACTTACAGCATTCCAAACACAGAGTTTTGCCCAAACCAAAAAAGTAAATCCAGAATTGGATTCCTTAGCAAAACCTTATCATCCTGAGGCGGATGCTCAAAAAGATATTGATAGTTTAGTTGCATTGGCTAAAAAAGAAAACAAGAATATTATCATTCAAGCTGGCGGTAACTGGTGTATTTGGTGTCTGCGGTTCAATAATTTTATTCACCAAAACAGCAAAATAGCCAATCTGCTCCAGGATAACTTTGTGTATTACCACCTGAATTATTCTCCTGAAAATAAAAATGAAGTGGTATTTAATAAATACGCAGCTGGTAAAGGAGAGGAATATGGCTTTCCATTTTTTATCGTTATGGACAGCAATGGCAAAGTCCTTTTCACACGAGAAAGTGGTAGTCTAGAGTCAGGAAAAGGCTATGATGAAAACAAAGTAATGGCATTCTTCAGTGAATGGCTTCCGAAGAAATAAAATATTAGACTAAAGTAAAAAGAGCTATAATTTTAAATTATAGCTCTTTTTTTTTGCCTTTTTTAGGCGTAACAACTTCTCGTCTTGCATTGCTACAAGATGGAAATTCCTATCTAAATAGTTGTTATATGGTTTTGATTTAAATTAGTGGCTTTAAATTGTTCTGCTGATAGTATTCAATTTTATATTGAAACATTTCAGCCATTCTAGCACCTTGCCATTTTGCCCTTTCTGCCTTCTCACCTTCATATAAACTGTCCACAGTCTTAGAAAACATGCCAACCCATTGGTCGAAATGTTTCTTTTCTACTGGCATCTTTGCATGAGGTGGAAATGGACTTCCATAATAGGTGTGCTCTTCCAAAAGAACGGTTTGCCAGAAACGGTACATTTTTTCTAGGTGTTCCGGCCATCGATCTTGAATGATTCCATTAAAGATCGGTCCCAACAACTCATTCTCCCTTATTTGGTCGTAAAATGTATTGACCAAGACTTTGATATCCTCTATATTCCGAATATCATGTTTAATGCTTTCCATGCTTAAATTCCTTTAACTTCTTAGGCCTATTGGCCTCCAAAACTGCATTACCTCATTAAGATACTTTCACCGGAAATAATGCCTACAGCCAATTCATAGACCGTAGTTTTTTCCAACATATTCTTTAAATCGGTCCTGATCTTCACAAAACTATTGTGCATAGGACAAGGTTTTAAAGCATTACATTCTTTCAAACCTAATCCACAGCCCATGAAGATCTGATCTCCGTCTACCGCTTTCACAATTTGCGATAGACTGATATTATGTATCTGATTATGGTCCATCTCAAATCCTCCGAATGGTCCTTTAATCGAATGTAAGATCTGATGCTTGGTCAATAGCCCTAAAACCTTTGCCGTAAAGGCTTCTGGCGTACCAGTATGCTCAGCTACCGCCGTAATCTTTACGCGGTTTCCTTCTAATGATTGCGTGGCAATATAGATGATTGCCTTAATTCCGTGTTCACAAGCTTTTGAAAACATAATCAATACCTAAAGTTCAAAGATAAGCAGTATTTTTTATTAAAGAGTATTTTGTCTTAAATAACCTCCGTTATTACAATTATTTGATAATCTACAGATTGTAATACCTTCTAATTAGCTGGAAAAGGAGTGAAGTCCTTTTCATAATGGTTCCAGATGATATTTGCAATTTTTCTCGTCAGGACCTCGGCCTCATTGTTTTTTGTCCAACTTCTATCTTTGTTGTTATTGCTGAAAAAGGAGAAAACAAAATCACCATGTGGCGCATTCACCAAGACGACCTCAGAACGCACTTCATCCAAAGATCCTGTCTTTCCTATCCAGCTGACTTCAGCAGGAAACTGTGATAGTGCCCTTTCATTATAGAATTGGTTCTTTAAGAACCGATACATCTTATCTGAATGTGCAGGAGAGATCACTTTACCCTTTCGGATCATTTCATATAATGTTGCCATTTCCCTTGGCGTAGTTTGTCCCCAACCATACTTCTTCCAAATTTCTTCACGTCCGGGAGTCCTCGAATTGACCTTTGTGTTTTTAAGGCCTAACTGGTCCAAAATAGGATTGATGCTTTGACCTCCACCTGCCAATTCCTGACACCAAATGGAAGTTACATTATCGCTATAGCTTAACATTAATCCAATCAAGGTGGTTAGGTCAGTTTCGGTACTGTCCTTGAAAAATTGCATGAGTCCAGAACCTCCATAAGCCCGGGAATCTCGGTATATAAACTTCTGGTCTAAGCTTAAATCCCCGTCTTGAATTTTTTGAAAAACACCTACCAGTATCGGAACCTTTACTACACTTGCTGTAGGGAAGGTGCTGTCAGCATTGATGTTAACTATCTTGTTTTGCTTCAGGTGTTTAACATAAATCCCCAAGTCCCCCTCAAAACCCGCAATAGCTTGATTGATTTTCTCGGTCAGCTTTTTGTCGATCTTCTGAGCATGGGCTTGACAGATAATTGATAAAAAAATAATGCACAGACTGAATAGTTTTTTCATGGATTAGAATTAAATTAGTTGAACCTCGAATTTAAGGAATAATAAAATACTATGGAATTATTTATGGTGGTAATTGGCGGAAAGCCAGAAGGAAGGTTTACCGAACAGCATGATGTTTTCTTTGGAATTGCTGATGAATTGAAGGACTTAGTGCCGGAAATGAATGAGTTTTGGCCAGCTCTAGAAGGGAGGATGCATATCGATTCCTGGAGAAAGGTAAGCAAGGTTACTGGTTATAAAATCCAAATCGTAGAGAAGGGACCGCAAACGGACGGTAATTTCAAGAAGTTATTTTTTGTCAATTTAGGAGGATACAAACCCAATGACATGGAGGAATATCATTATAAGCAATTGGTGGTGGCAGATGATTTAGCTGAAGCGACCAGGGTTGCCAAGGATACCGTTTTTTGGAAACATCATGAATCATCCCACATCGATGATAAATATGGGATCGATGTAGATGATATCTATGAAGTGTCTGACTTGTTAAACCCCAAATTCAAAGCCCAATATCATATCAGCATACAGGGGACGACCGATACATCTGAAGATATACTTGAAGTAGGTTATTTAAAGATCAGTAAGCTAGTGGGCTAGAGGTACACTCTCAATAGCCGGCTGTAAATCTCTTTTTGATGAATTTATTGTTTTCAACTTCATCTACCACAGCTACGGCCAAATCTTCCACGGAGATATTGGAATGACCATCATGATCAAAAACAGGATGGTCTGTTCCAGTCCTATATTTTCCAGTCCTTTTTCCCTTTTTACTTGGATTCATCTCAATGGCTGGACTGATAAAGGTCCAATCCAATTCTTCTTCCCGTTGGATAACCTCATAAAAATCCGCTGCTGCCAGGGCGCCAGATTTAATCTCCTTTGGAAAATTAGGGTCATCCACAAGCCTATTGTCATTTTCATCCAAGAGACTTCCTGCACCTCCAATGACAATGAAACGTTTTATTCCGGTCTCCTTTAATTCTTTTAGAATATGTCTGGATCCTTCTAGGTAATCATCATAGATCTCAGGATTGGTCCAGCCTGCATTAAACGCCGAGATTACTACATCATTGCCATTTAATGCACTGCCAAGGCTAGTGTCATGCATCACGTCCATTTGTACCGCTAGGACATGAGGTTTATTTTTGAGGTTTTCTACATCCCGAGCGATCGCTGTCACTTCCATGTTTCTGTGTACCAATTCTTCCAATATATGGGAGCCAACAAACCCTGTTGCTCCGATCAATGCTACTTTCATATATGTCCTATTTTATTCAATAAAAAACAGGTTAGCAAACCTCTCTCAAAGTTTGACTAACCTGTTATTAATACAAATTATTGTATAAAATGTTTATTCCAAAAAACTTATTGCTTTATTGGCTCAACCTTATTTTTTTTGAATTTAGCATAGGAATCCAAGATATAAGCTTTTAGAT contains:
- a CDS encoding sulfite exporter TauE/SafE family protein, translated to MERYFIFLVLALITEIIGTVSGFGSSILFVPTASLFFDFKAVLGITAVFHVFSNLSKITLFRKGINKDIALKLGIPAVLFVIIGAMLTKYVPVKEMELGMNLLIASLAVFLLFRFDKPLKQTNQNLYLGGVISGFFAGLVGTGGAIRGITLAAFNLPKDIFIATSALIDLGVDFSRAVVYVSQGYFPSEYIKLIPFLILVSILGSYLGKVILKHTSERVFKYIVLGVVILTSVFQFINYFTKASGS
- a CDS encoding NAD(P)-dependent oxidoreductase translates to MKVALIGATGFVGSHILEELVHRNMEVTAIARDVENLKNKPHVLAVQMDVMHDTSLGSALNGNDVVISAFNAGWTNPEIYDDYLEGSRHILKELKETGIKRFIVIGGAGSLLDENDNRLVDDPNFPKEIKSGALAAADFYEVIQREEELDWTFISPAIEMNPSKKGKRTGKYRTGTDHPVFDHDGHSNISVEDLAVAVVDEVENNKFIKKRFTAGY
- a CDS encoding serine hydrolase gives rise to the protein MKKLFSLCIIFLSIICQAHAQKIDKKLTEKINQAIAGFEGDLGIYVKHLKQNKIVNINADSTFPTASVVKVPILVGVFQKIQDGDLSLDQKFIYRDSRAYGGSGLMQFFKDSTETDLTTLIGLMLSYSDNVTSIWCQELAGGGQSINPILDQLGLKNTKVNSRTPGREEIWKKYGWGQTTPREMATLYEMIRKGKVISPAHSDKMYRFLKNQFYNERALSQFPAEVSWIGKTGSLDEVRSEVVLVNAPHGDFVFSFFSNNNKDRSWTKNNEAEVLTRKIANIIWNHYEKDFTPFPAN
- a CDS encoding Rrf2 family transcriptional regulator → MFSKACEHGIKAIIYIATQSLEGNRVKITAVAEHTGTPEAFTAKVLGLLTKHQILHSIKGPFGGFEMDHNQIHNISLSQIVKAVDGDQIFMGCGLGLKECNALKPCPMHNSFVKIRTDLKNMLEKTTVYELAVGIISGESILMR
- a CDS encoding DUF1543 domain-containing protein, which codes for MELFMVVIGGKPEGRFTEQHDVFFGIADELKDLVPEMNEFWPALEGRMHIDSWRKVSKVTGYKIQIVEKGPQTDGNFKKLFFVNLGGYKPNDMEEYHYKQLVVADDLAEATRVAKDTVFWKHHESSHIDDKYGIDVDDIYEVSDLLNPKFKAQYHISIQGTTDTSEDILEVGYLKISKLVG
- a CDS encoding group III truncated hemoglobin yields the protein MESIKHDIRNIEDIKVLVNTFYDQIRENELLGPIFNGIIQDRWPEHLEKMYRFWQTVLLEEHTYYGSPFPPHAKMPVEKKHFDQWVGMFSKTVDSLYEGEKAERAKWQGARMAEMFQYKIEYYQQNNLKPLI
- a CDS encoding efflux transporter outer membrane subunit, translating into MNKKIIFRVLIGCLCAAFFMVQGCKVGQKYQQPDLNMPEKFRGDTLAYFGDTSSISEISWKEFFHDPTLKDLIDSALTNNYDMQTALKNIEIANKWMRQNRFNYLPEVDATIAGVNKQYRSKHFGSGPSTRWYEFNGKKAPENMFTYTSQFGTEIGFSWEIDIWGKISNAKDQLVAEYLNTQEAKNAIQTNLIASVAKGYFNLLMLDAKIEVAKRNVQLNDSTLQMIKLQYDAGEITALAIQQTESQRLIAASLVPELEKEIVLQENALRILIGEMPDSVSRGTSFEHLFAENKDISLGSPLEIIRNRPDVRGAELGLIAANANANIQQAMRYPSLSLEGVFGVNSSLPKNWFSIPGSLLGGIGGSLTAPIFKNRKLKTEWEVAKIERDKAEIDFQKTVLEAVSEVSDAVVTVEKLREQLEFARLRVENSEKAVKNAGLLFKGGYATYLEVITAQGNALDSDLALVELRQEHLESYVDLYRSLGGGWR
- a CDS encoding thioredoxin family protein, which gives rise to MKKLTLILGFSLVMLLTAFQTQSFAQTKKVNPELDSLAKPYHPEADAQKDIDSLVALAKKENKNIIIQAGGNWCIWCLRFNNFIHQNSKIANLLQDNFVYYHLNYSPENKNEVVFNKYAAGKGEEYGFPFFIVMDSNGKVLFTRESGSLESGKGYDENKVMAFFSEWLPKK